In Sulfuriferula plumbiphila, the genomic window CTGTCGCAGCAGCCGCAACAGCCCGTTTATTGCCAGAACGCGACCCGTTCAATCAAGCCGGAATACTTTGTCGCAATTGGCATCTGCACTCACCTCGGCTGCATCCCAACCTACCGCAGGGAGGTGGGAGCGCCTGATCTGGGGGCAAATTGGCCGGGGGGCTTTTTCTGTCCCTGCCACGGTTCCAAATACGATCTGGCAGGCCGTGTATTCAAGGACGTGCCGGCGCCGCTCAATCTGAAAATCCCGGAACACACTTACCTGAGCGCGACCCGCCTATTGATAGGCGCAGACAAAAAAGCAAGCTAAGCGCCTGTCGAACTTAAAGGAAATCGGCTGCAAATCCGCCTGGCCGGTGCATATTTCACCGCTTTTTTGGTCAATAGCTCGCCCAGCCGAATTTTGCGAGCATCCGCTGTGCGGATTGCCTGCTTGAACCTTTTCGCTACGATTCTTCCAGTCCGACAAGCTCCTATCGACAAGCTCCTAGGCTTTGTTCTGGAGCTCGAGCGTTTCGCAATCAAAAGAGGGGCTTCGTTTCCGATGGGCGGTTCGTTGCTGTTGGTGGGAAGAAAGTAGCGACTGGAGACGACTTTGACCTGTCTCGTGCCGAGCCACTTCGAGGCTGGCATGGCAGGCAAGATCATGGTCAGGCGGTAGGGATAGGATGGAGTTTCCTTACAAAAAAGTAATCTTCGCGTCATCTTTCTGTGGGACAAGCACAGGCAAACTGCTCACATCAAACATTCTTTTGTTTCCATGGTGGGGTTGGATGAAGAGATGGTCAAAGCATACAGTCGCAATCAGGAGCAAGAGGATGAACACTATAACCGGATCAAACTGGGCGCGTAGTCACCTTGGGCGGCTCACGGGTTTAAGGCCCTTTTGAGGGGTTCATCCAGTACCCACCCGGCTTTGCCGGGTCACTTGATTTAGGAATACCTTTATGTCGTCACCTTGCATCAACCGGGCGTCTTGGCGCCTCTTGATTTTCCTGATTGGTAGCACCTTGTTAGGCGGTCTCAGCCAGACCGCCAACGCCGCGGGAATGACACGACTACAAGCAATCGATATTGCTGTTCAAAGCAATAAAGATCTGCAAGCCGCGCGCTATACCGTGGAACAAGCGCGCGCGCGTTTGCTGCAGGCAGGGCTGCCGCCTAATCCACGGCTGGATATCGCTGCGCGAAATGATCTCATTTTTAGAAACCAGGGAGAGTACGCGGCCAGCATTGGCATCAGCCAGCAGTTCTCTGTAGTGGGCCGTATTGCCCATCAAAAAGAAGTTGCGCGCGTGGATGTGGCCTTGGCTTTGGCCGAGATCAGACAAGCCGAGCTCAAGCTGGCAGGCGATGTAACGTCCCGATTTTATCGCATCCTGGCGCTGAATCGTCAGATCGAGGTACGCGAACGTTTGATGGATGTCGATCAAAAACTGGTACTGGGTACACGTAACCGTTTCAAGGCTGCCGAAGTTTCCGAGCTTGACGTCAACACCGCTCAGCTCGAGCTACAGCGTCTAACTCAGGAACGCGCGCTGTTGCTGAGTCAGCGGATAACCCAACTGGCCCAGTTGAATCAACTTCTCGGAAGACCTGCAACACAAGCCATAGCGTTGAACGATGCCTTGCCGGCCAGTGACTCACTGCCGAGTTTGGCAAACCAGCAACGCCAGGCATTGTCGTCACGGCCGGACCTGCGTTTTGCACTGCTCAGCGCGAACCGGGCCCAGGCTAACCAGGCATTGGCGCGCGTGCAACGTTGGGAAGACTGGACTGTGGGCGTGGTGCTGGAACAAAGCCATCTGGTGATCGACGGGGGGCCATCCCAGGGAAGCAGCCGTGCCTTGGGGTTGAGCCTGTCGATTCCATTGCCATTGCGGAACAAGAATCAGGGGAACATCGCTGAAGCAGCAGCTACCGAAGCACAAGCTTACACGCGTATTGAAGCGCTCAAGCTCAGTATCGGCAACGAGGTGGCCAGCACTTACGCAGAAACCGAGCGTTTGCAACAGGCGCTATCGGAATACCAGCGCAATATGTTGGCGCTCAGCGCGCGCAACGTACGCCTTGCCCTGCAGGGGTACAACCAGGGGCTAATCCCTGTCGGTGACGTGGTTCGGATACAGCGCCAGCAGGGCGAGTTGAATATTGCCTATCTGGATACGCTCGATCAATACCTTCAGGCATTGGCGAGATTGCATATCGCCACCGGGGATTATGCCGGATATGTACCCGAGCAAAAGACACCATAGAATCATTTTGAAGGAAATACCATGCGAAATTTTTCCAAACCGCGTATGAGCAGTCAGCTGCTTAGGCAATTGCGCGGCCTGCTTTTTCTGGCCTTATTCACTGCGCCCGGCGCATTACCTTCCGCCTTTGCGCATGGGGGGGAGATCGAAGTGGGTGGCGGAGCGCGCGGTCCGGTGCAATTGAGCGCCGCACAGCAGAAGGCGATCGCCTTGCAGTTGGCGCCCGCCAGCTTCCGTCCACTCTCCACCGAGCTGAATCTGAACGGCGAGGTACAGTTGCAGCCTAATCGCCAGGCCGACGTCAGCCTGCGCATCAGTGGCCAGATCAAAGCACTGTACGCCAACCTGGGAGAGACGGTTCGGGCCGGCCAGCGTTTAGCGCTGGTGCAATCCCGGCTGGTGGGAGACCCGCCGCCCAGCGTGACCATTAATGCACCCATGAGTGGCGTGATCGACGCCCGCAATGCAGTCGTTGGCCAAGCGGTGGAACCCAACACGGTATTGTTCCATATCAGCGACCGTTCTCAGGTTTTCGTAGTCGCGAGCGTGTATGAAGAAGATATCGGCAAGATCAAGCCAGGACAGGAAACTCGCGTCCGCGTGCTGAGCTATCCGAAGCAGGTGTTCACCGGTAAGGTCACCTTGATCGATCCCAATCTGGACCCGTTGAACCGTACCGTGAAGGTGTGGGTACAGCTCGCCAATCCGCAGGGCTTGCTCAAACCCAACATGTTTGCTCGTGCCAGCGTTATTTTGCGGGCTAACGAGGCGGCGCTGACCATACCAAACGGCGCCATTATCGAAGCCAATGGCGAGAAATTCGTATTTGTTCGCAATGGAGGAAAATATAACCGTGTGGAAGTAAGTATTGGCGCCAAAGATGATGAATACAGTGAAATCACCGATGGCCTGGTACCTGGAGATGAGGTGGTGACCCAAGGCAATCGCCAGATCTACACCATGTGGCTTACCGGCGGCCAACCGAAAGCGGGGGAATAGGAGTCATGTTCAATCGCCTGATTGCCTGGTCGCTCCACAACCGCCTGATAGTCCTCGCTATCACGCTGGTCTTATTTGTCGCCGGCGGATATGCATTGCAGCGGATGTCGGTAGACGTCTTCCCCGAGTTCGCTCCACCCCAAGTGGTGATACAAACCGAAGCGCCCGGTATGGCGCCGCAGGATGTGGAGTCATTG contains:
- the petA gene encoding ubiquinol-cytochrome c reductase iron-sulfur subunit; its protein translation is MNRRRFLIAATAAVGGAGFVMTAYPFVMSMMPSQKALAEGGPIDADIRPIEPGMLVTFAWRKQPVWVLHRTQAMLDRLGKHDQLLLDPLSQQPQQPVYCQNATRSIKPEYFVAIGICTHLGCIPTYRREVGAPDLGANWPGGFFCPCHGSKYDLAGRVFKDVPAPLNLKIPEHTYLSATRLLIGADKKAS
- a CDS encoding TolC family protein produces the protein MTRLQAIDIAVQSNKDLQAARYTVEQARARLLQAGLPPNPRLDIAARNDLIFRNQGEYAASIGISQQFSVVGRIAHQKEVARVDVALALAEIRQAELKLAGDVTSRFYRILALNRQIEVRERLMDVDQKLVLGTRNRFKAAEVSELDVNTAQLELQRLTQERALLLSQRITQLAQLNQLLGRPATQAIALNDALPASDSLPSLANQQRQALSSRPDLRFALLSANRAQANQALARVQRWEDWTVGVVLEQSHLVIDGGPSQGSSRALGLSLSIPLPLRNKNQGNIAEAAATEAQAYTRIEALKLSIGNEVASTYAETERLQQALSEYQRNMLALSARNVRLALQGYNQGLIPVGDVVRIQRQQGELNIAYLDTLDQYLQALARLHIATGDYAGYVPEQKTP
- a CDS encoding efflux RND transporter periplasmic adaptor subunit, which gives rise to MRNFSKPRMSSQLLRQLRGLLFLALFTAPGALPSAFAHGGEIEVGGGARGPVQLSAAQQKAIALQLAPASFRPLSTELNLNGEVQLQPNRQADVSLRISGQIKALYANLGETVRAGQRLALVQSRLVGDPPPSVTINAPMSGVIDARNAVVGQAVEPNTVLFHISDRSQVFVVASVYEEDIGKIKPGQETRVRVLSYPKQVFTGKVTLIDPNLDPLNRTVKVWVQLANPQGLLKPNMFARASVILRANEAALTIPNGAIIEANGEKFVFVRNGGKYNRVEVSIGAKDDEYSEITDGLVPGDEVVTQGNRQIYTMWLTGGQPKAGE